One window of Pseudacidobacterium ailaaui genomic DNA carries:
- the bcsZ gene encoding cellulose synthase complex periplasmic endoglucanase BcsZ, producing MKRWWVLTALFFLLRGDLPAETGWSLWDAYAASFISPQGRVIDADRNAMTTSEGQSYAMFFSLVANDRATFDRVLGWTEKNLASGDLGRQLPAWSWGTKKDGSMGVLDPNSASDADLWMAYTLLEAGRLWKNPSYSQKGGALLSVISSQEVDHVPGIGPVLLPGKVGFHPAAEQWFLNPSYLPLPVLLGAAHYAPRGSWKQMAAALPVWLKQASPAGFAMDWVECDGKGVFPAAVPGDPAASAKGSYDAIRVYLWAGMAADEMPQKAPLLEDFAAMAQYVKAHGAPPESVAPDGHVLSTAAPPGFLAAISPFLFSTGDRVTAETLLRNVKAQVSSSTGLLGEPARYYDQNLALFALGWYEKRFRFAPDGTLRPVWKK from the coding sequence ATGAAGCGGTGGTGGGTGCTGACGGCCCTGTTCTTTTTGCTTCGTGGGGACCTTCCGGCAGAAACGGGCTGGTCCTTGTGGGACGCATACGCTGCCAGTTTTATCAGCCCGCAGGGACGGGTGATTGATGCGGACCGCAATGCCATGACCACATCGGAGGGCCAGAGCTATGCGATGTTCTTTTCGCTGGTGGCCAACGATCGGGCAACCTTTGACCGCGTGCTGGGCTGGACGGAGAAAAACCTGGCCAGCGGCGATCTAGGGCGGCAACTGCCGGCCTGGAGCTGGGGCACCAAGAAAGACGGGTCCATGGGCGTGCTGGACCCCAATTCGGCCTCTGATGCGGACCTGTGGATGGCCTACACGCTGTTGGAGGCCGGACGGCTATGGAAAAATCCCTCTTATTCCCAAAAGGGAGGGGCGCTACTTTCGGTCATTTCCAGCCAGGAGGTCGACCATGTGCCGGGAATCGGACCGGTCCTGTTGCCGGGAAAGGTGGGTTTTCATCCCGCGGCGGAACAATGGTTTCTCAACCCGAGCTATCTGCCTCTGCCGGTCCTGCTGGGGGCCGCGCATTATGCACCCCGGGGCTCCTGGAAGCAAATGGCCGCAGCGCTTCCGGTGTGGTTGAAACAGGCCAGTCCGGCCGGGTTTGCGATGGATTGGGTAGAATGCGATGGCAAAGGTGTATTTCCGGCAGCGGTCCCGGGAGACCCTGCCGCCAGCGCCAAGGGTAGCTACGATGCGATCCGGGTCTATTTGTGGGCCGGGATGGCAGCCGATGAGATGCCGCAGAAGGCGCCACTGCTCGAAGATTTTGCCGCGATGGCGCAATATGTGAAGGCCCACGGGGCGCCCCCCGAGAGTGTTGCGCCGGATGGCCATGTTTTAAGCACGGCCGCCCCGCCGGGTTTTCTGGCGGCGATTTCCCCATTTCTGTTCAGTACAGGAGACCGCGTGACCGCGGAGACGCTGCTGCGCAATGTAAAGGCGCAGGTCTCGTCTTCGACAGGTTTGCTGGGAGAGCCGGCGCGGTATTACGACCAGAACCTGGCGCTTTTTGCGCTGGGATGGTATGAAAAACGCTTCCGGTTTGCGCCGGATGGAACGCTGAGGCCCGTATGGAAAAAATGA